A window of the Desulforapulum autotrophicum HRM2 genome harbors these coding sequences:
- a CDS encoding HD domain-containing protein, with translation MNIPSPERCLELIETMEMLSHIIDHSLMVQRVAKTLTLCLKNNTPGLNQDLILAGAILHDITKTRSFTTGEKHAQTGGALLARLGYFEVGEIVRQHVNLDPSVDRTTATEAAIVNYADKRVLHDQVVPLEQRLGYIMERYGTSPNAVVRIKRMWEETLSLEQMLFQNLEITPDRLADLV, from the coding sequence ATGAACATCCCCTCTCCGGAACGATGCCTTGAGCTGATAGAAACAATGGAAATGCTGAGCCATATCATTGATCACTCGCTCATGGTACAGAGAGTTGCAAAAACACTGACCCTTTGTTTAAAGAACAACACCCCCGGTCTCAACCAAGACCTTATCCTGGCCGGGGCCATTCTCCATGATATCACAAAGACCCGAAGCTTTACCACGGGGGAAAAACATGCACAAACCGGGGGGGCTCTCCTTGCCCGGCTCGGGTATTTCGAGGTGGGTGAGATCGTTCGCCAGCATGTAAACCTTGATCCCAGTGTTGACAGGACAACGGCAACCGAGGCTGCCATTGTCAACTATGCCGACAAAAGGGTGCTCCACGATCAGGTGGTCCCCCTGGAACAGCGCCTCGGGTACATCATGGAGCGGTACGGCACCTCCCCAAATGCGGTGGTGCGTATCAAACGAATGTGGGAGGAAACGCTGTCCCTGGAGCAAATGCTGTTTCAAAACCTCGAGATCACCCCTGATCGATTGGCTGACCTGGTGTAG